A part of Paraburkholderia azotifigens genomic DNA contains:
- a CDS encoding ATP-grasp domain-containing protein, which yields MPSMSASGGRSHLSVSAPFVAVAGLSARMLAQSAAHAGYQVAALDLFGDRDTRRYAKLWLDTGGSGLSIDRGKLHASLERVARLPRLIGYVTGSGIEPHIGWLQETARLPRLIGNDADATAAVRDPRRFFVLLDELGIAHPAVAFERPAQPEGWLRKDSDGCGGTHIHAAAQSDTQAGYFQRVSKGLSMSALFVAAQREATVIGYAEQLHAATGALPYLHVGSLGPVDLPAPIAQQIDRAVHSITARANLVGINSLDFLLDGDTIRVLEVNARPSSTMALYERAWRDAWPRGLLALHIDACLHGRLPPARIGAPSCRAAQQVVFAPQAFTVTRRFSDALFVDPVCHDIPNAGTRIERGQPVCTVLVTVNGHASRAALRHELQCHTQRLLQRIETSTEPAHELVDSHG from the coding sequence ATGCCGTCGATGTCCGCGAGCGGCGGCCGCTCACACCTTTCCGTATCCGCGCCATTCGTCGCGGTGGCGGGCCTGTCGGCGCGCATGCTCGCGCAGTCCGCCGCGCATGCCGGTTATCAGGTGGCCGCGCTCGATCTGTTCGGCGATCGCGACACGCGCCGCTACGCGAAGCTGTGGCTCGATACGGGCGGCAGCGGCCTGTCAATCGATCGCGGCAAATTGCACGCGTCGCTGGAACGCGTCGCGCGGCTGCCGCGCCTGATCGGTTATGTCACGGGCAGCGGGATCGAGCCGCACATCGGCTGGCTGCAGGAGACGGCGAGACTGCCGCGCCTGATCGGCAACGACGCCGACGCAACGGCGGCCGTGCGCGATCCGCGGCGCTTCTTCGTGTTACTCGACGAGTTGGGCATCGCGCATCCCGCAGTCGCGTTCGAACGACCCGCGCAACCCGAAGGCTGGCTGCGTAAAGATTCCGATGGCTGCGGCGGCACGCATATCCATGCAGCGGCGCAATCAGACACGCAGGCCGGCTATTTCCAGCGCGTCAGCAAAGGGCTGTCGATGTCGGCGCTCTTTGTCGCTGCACAGCGCGAAGCGACCGTGATCGGCTACGCGGAGCAGCTTCATGCCGCGACGGGCGCGCTGCCGTATCTGCACGTGGGCTCGCTCGGTCCCGTCGATCTGCCCGCGCCGATCGCCCAACAGATCGACCGTGCCGTGCATTCGATTACGGCGCGCGCGAATCTCGTCGGAATCAACAGCCTCGATTTTCTGCTCGACGGCGACACGATCCGCGTGCTCGAAGTGAACGCGCGGCCCTCGTCGACGATGGCCTTGTACGAACGCGCATGGCGCGACGCATGGCCGCGCGGTCTGCTCGCCCTGCATATCGACGCGTGCCTGCATGGCCGTTTGCCGCCCGCGCGCATCGGCGCGCCGTCATGCCGCGCCGCACAACAGGTCGTGTTCGCGCCGCAGGCCTTCACGGTCACGCGCCGTTTCAGCGACGCGCTCTTCGTCGATCCCGTCTGCCACGACATCCCGAACGCGGGCACGCGCATCGAGCGAGGCCAGCCGGTCTGCACCGTGCTCGTGACGGTGAACGGGCACGCGTCGCGCGCCGCCCTCCGACACGAATTGCAATGCCATACGCAGCGCCTTTTACAACGCATCGAAACCAGCACCGAACCTGCCCATGAACTCGTCGACTCCCACGGCTGA
- a CDS encoding NAD(P)-dependent methylenetetrahydromethanopterin dehydrogenase yields the protein MSQTTERPYILHMFTPTPQMSPFDVNMAADAGYEILVPYCDVDVRNVVQLTQDAIFSRGPKGVSRTGIFIGGRDVMLAADMLDRAREAMVPPFEVSVFADPSGAYTTSAALVALVERHLKAQYGEELKDKHVLILGGTGAVGRVTAAIAATLGAHVTIASHSDAARAERASHDVDERFGIRTSGVGTGTPQTLHAALSHADIVFATAAAGVQVTSAADLAQAPRLLIAADVNAVPPEGIAGVNVMDDGKPLAGAVRPDAIGIGALAIGNVKYQVEHRLFTRMRTAGKPAYLGFTEAFDEARAVVAERS from the coding sequence ATGTCCCAAACCACTGAAAGGCCCTACATCCTGCACATGTTCACGCCGACGCCGCAGATGAGCCCGTTCGACGTCAACATGGCCGCCGACGCCGGCTACGAGATCCTCGTGCCCTACTGCGACGTCGACGTGCGCAACGTCGTGCAGCTGACCCAGGACGCGATCTTTTCGCGCGGCCCGAAAGGCGTGTCGCGCACGGGCATCTTCATCGGCGGGCGCGACGTGATGCTCGCCGCCGACATGCTCGACCGCGCGCGCGAAGCGATGGTGCCGCCGTTCGAAGTCTCCGTGTTCGCCGATCCGAGCGGCGCGTACACGACATCGGCGGCGCTCGTCGCGCTGGTCGAACGTCATCTGAAGGCGCAGTACGGCGAGGAACTGAAGGACAAGCATGTGCTGATACTCGGCGGCACGGGCGCCGTGGGACGCGTGACCGCCGCGATTGCGGCGACGCTCGGCGCGCATGTCACGATCGCAAGCCATTCCGATGCGGCGCGCGCGGAACGCGCCAGTCACGACGTCGACGAACGCTTCGGCATCAGGACTTCCGGCGTCGGCACGGGCACGCCGCAAACGCTGCACGCCGCGCTCTCGCACGCCGATATCGTCTTCGCGACGGCGGCGGCCGGCGTGCAGGTGACGAGCGCCGCCGATCTCGCGCAGGCGCCGCGCCTCCTGATCGCCGCCGACGTCAACGCGGTGCCGCCCGAAGGCATCGCGGGCGTCAACGTGATGGACGACGGCAAGCCGCTCGCGGGCGCCGTGCGTCCCGATGCCATCGGCATCGGCGCGCTCGCGATCGGCAATGTGAAGTATCAGGTCGAGCATCGGCTGTTCACGCGCATGCGCACAGCCGGCAAGCCCGCGTACCTCGGCTTCACGGAAGCGTTCGACGAAGCGCGCGCCGTCGTCGCCGAGCGCAGCTAG
- a CDS encoding beta-ribofuranosylaminobenzene 5'-phosphate synthase family protein: MPMSFERTSTLPAISAITVEAPGRLHLGFLDPGGSLGRAFGSIGIVIEGCGTRVTARPADDAQIEGAHTLAQRERIERYLHLLHDAYGGPPVSIEVEQAARAHCGIGSGTQLALAVGTAYARLAGISATTAELAQRLGRGARSGIGVLGFDHGGLLVDGGPGRAEAAPAVASAGAATLPPMLARQPFPDDWRIVLIDDTTREGLHGDDEKRGLAALPPFPQKLAAEVCHQLLMRVLPGMAQGDFDAFAAGVSEIQQSIGEYFAPVQGGVYSSPAVAAAMQAIAANQTAGVGQSSWGPTGFAFVQSSRHADDALAAARAATRAFPGIVCSVTRGRNCGARFYAVQQPRFGRDAQ; this comes from the coding sequence ATGCCGATGTCATTCGAACGCACGTCGACACTGCCTGCCATCTCGGCGATCACCGTCGAAGCGCCCGGCCGGCTGCATCTGGGCTTTCTCGATCCCGGCGGATCGCTGGGACGCGCGTTCGGCAGCATCGGCATCGTCATCGAAGGATGCGGCACGCGCGTCACCGCGCGGCCCGCCGACGACGCGCAGATCGAAGGCGCACACACCCTCGCTCAACGCGAACGCATCGAACGCTATCTGCATCTGCTGCACGACGCGTATGGCGGACCGCCCGTCTCGATCGAAGTCGAACAGGCGGCCCGCGCGCATTGCGGAATCGGTTCAGGCACGCAGCTCGCACTCGCCGTTGGCACTGCGTATGCGCGGCTGGCCGGCATTTCCGCGACGACGGCGGAACTCGCGCAACGGCTCGGGCGCGGCGCGCGTTCGGGAATCGGCGTACTCGGTTTCGATCATGGCGGGCTGCTCGTCGACGGCGGTCCGGGCCGCGCGGAGGCAGCGCCTGCCGTCGCGTCGGCAGGCGCTGCCACGTTGCCGCCGATGCTCGCGCGCCAGCCGTTTCCCGACGACTGGCGCATCGTGCTGATCGACGACACCACGCGCGAAGGCCTGCACGGCGACGACGAAAAGCGCGGCCTTGCGGCATTGCCGCCGTTCCCGCAAAAGCTCGCCGCCGAGGTCTGCCATCAGTTGCTGATGCGCGTGCTGCCCGGCATGGCGCAAGGCGATTTCGACGCCTTCGCCGCCGGCGTCAGCGAGATCCAGCAGTCGATCGGCGAATACTTCGCGCCCGTGCAAGGCGGCGTCTATTCGAGCCCCGCCGTCGCGGCGGCAATGCAGGCCATCGCGGCGAACCAGACGGCGGGCGTCGGACAAAGCTCGTGGGGGCCGACGGGCTTCGCGTTCGTGCAGAGCTCGCGCCACGCCGACGATGCGCTCGCGGCAGCCCGCGCGGCGACGCGCGCGTTCCCCGGCATCGTGTGTTCCGTGACGCGCGGCCGAAATTGCGGCGCGCGCTTTTATGCCGTCCAGCAACCGCGCTTCGGCCGCGACGCGCAATGA
- a CDS encoding 4a-hydroxytetrahydrobiopterin dehydratase: MTQSEQVYSDEEVQKKLEGPLQHWYLEDGWLRRKYRTESWKGTLMVVNTVGHLAEAAWHHPDLTVSYAFVVVKLKTHTAKGITDKDFALARKIEEVIQWQPGKEGGPLEGTPADDQRFRYIKYDAPKS; the protein is encoded by the coding sequence ATGACGCAAAGCGAACAGGTGTATTCCGACGAGGAAGTCCAGAAGAAACTCGAAGGTCCGTTGCAGCACTGGTATCTCGAAGACGGCTGGCTGCGGCGCAAGTACCGCACGGAAAGCTGGAAAGGCACGCTGATGGTGGTCAACACCGTCGGCCATCTGGCGGAAGCGGCGTGGCATCACCCCGATCTGACCGTCTCGTATGCGTTCGTCGTCGTGAAGCTGAAAACGCATACGGCAAAGGGCATCACCGACAAGGACTTCGCGCTCGCGCGCAAGATCGAGGAAGTGATCCAGTGGCAGCCGGGCAAGGAAGGCGGCCCGCTCGAAGGCACGCCCGCCGACGATCAGCGCTTCCGCTATATCAAGTACGACGCGCCGAAAAGCTGA
- a CDS encoding methanol/ethanol family PQQ-dependent dehydrogenase — protein MNVRTLVLGLAVLVATALNSFLAYADPQLDSLIKNPSNWAAQAGDYANHRYSPLKQINESNVGKLQVAWTMSTGVLRGHEGSPLVIGDTMYIHSPFPNKVIAINLKDQTFIWQYEPKQDASVISVMCCDTVNRGLAYGDGKIFLQQADTKLVALNAKTGDVVWTAQNGDPKAGETNTNAPHVFGDKVLTGISGGEFGVRGRLIAYDIKTGKEAWKAYSTGPDNEMLLDPQQTMTWADGKMQPVGADSSIKSWKGDQWKLGGGTTWGWYAWDPKLNLVYYGTGNPGTWNPTQRPGDNKWSMSIFARDLNTGKAKWVYQMTPHDEWDYDGVNEMILADIQMNGKKTPAIVHFDRNGFGYTLNRETGELLVAQKYDPAVNWADSVDLKSGLPIRNASYSTQKAGPDHNVKGICPAALGSKDQQPASFDPGSNLFLVPTNHVCMDYEPFDVDYVSGQPYVGATLSMYPGPNEKGAMGNFIAWDAAKGKIVWSKPERFSVWSGALATAGGIVFYGTLEGYIKAVRIKDGKELWKFKTPSGIIGNVFTYEYQGKQFVGVYSGIGGWAGIGMAAGLQKSTEGLGAVGGYRELAKYTALGGTLFIFAIPGGTNG, from the coding sequence ATGAACGTACGCACCCTGGTTCTTGGACTGGCGGTGTTGGTTGCGACGGCGCTGAACTCGTTCCTTGCATATGCCGATCCGCAACTGGACTCGCTGATCAAGAACCCATCGAACTGGGCGGCGCAGGCAGGTGACTATGCGAATCACCGGTACAGCCCGCTCAAGCAGATCAACGAAAGCAATGTCGGCAAGTTGCAGGTCGCCTGGACGATGTCGACGGGCGTGCTGCGCGGTCACGAAGGTTCGCCTCTCGTGATCGGCGACACGATGTATATCCACTCGCCGTTCCCCAACAAGGTCATCGCGATCAACCTGAAGGATCAGACCTTCATCTGGCAATACGAGCCGAAGCAGGACGCGTCGGTGATCTCCGTGATGTGCTGCGATACCGTCAACCGCGGTCTCGCGTACGGCGACGGCAAGATCTTCCTGCAGCAGGCCGACACCAAACTCGTCGCGCTCAACGCGAAGACGGGCGACGTGGTCTGGACCGCGCAGAACGGCGATCCGAAGGCGGGCGAAACCAACACCAACGCGCCGCACGTATTCGGCGACAAGGTGCTGACGGGCATCTCCGGCGGCGAGTTCGGCGTGCGCGGCCGTCTGATCGCGTACGACATCAAGACGGGCAAGGAAGCCTGGAAGGCGTACAGCACCGGGCCCGACAACGAGATGCTGCTCGACCCGCAGCAGACGATGACCTGGGCAGACGGCAAGATGCAGCCCGTCGGCGCGGATTCGTCGATCAAGAGCTGGAAGGGCGATCAGTGGAAGCTCGGCGGCGGCACCACATGGGGCTGGTACGCGTGGGATCCGAAACTGAATCTCGTCTACTACGGCACGGGCAATCCGGGCACGTGGAATCCGACGCAGCGTCCCGGCGACAACAAGTGGTCGATGTCGATCTTCGCGCGCGACCTGAATACGGGCAAGGCGAAGTGGGTCTATCAGATGACGCCTCACGACGAGTGGGACTATGACGGCGTCAACGAAATGATCCTCGCCGACATCCAGATGAACGGCAAGAAGACGCCCGCCATCGTGCACTTCGACCGTAACGGCTTCGGCTATACGCTCAATCGCGAGACAGGCGAACTGCTGGTAGCGCAGAAGTACGACCCGGCCGTGAACTGGGCGGACAGCGTCGACCTGAAGAGCGGTCTGCCCATCCGCAACGCGTCGTACTCGACGCAAAAGGCGGGTCCGGACCATAACGTGAAGGGCATCTGCCCGGCTGCGTTGGGTTCGAAGGACCAGCAGCCTGCTTCGTTCGATCCGGGCTCGAATCTGTTCCTCGTGCCGACCAATCACGTGTGCATGGACTACGAGCCGTTCGATGTCGATTACGTGTCCGGCCAGCCGTACGTGGGGGCGACGCTGTCGATGTATCCGGGTCCGAACGAGAAGGGCGCGATGGGCAATTTCATCGCGTGGGATGCGGCGAAAGGCAAGATCGTCTGGTCGAAGCCGGAACGCTTCTCGGTGTGGTCGGGTGCGCTGGCGACGGCAGGCGGCATCGTCTTCTACGGCACGCTGGAAGGCTACATCAAGGCCGTGCGCATCAAGGACGGCAAGGAACTGTGGAAGTTCAAGACGCCGTCGGGAATTATCGGCAACGTGTTCACGTATGAGTATCAGGGCAAGCAGTTCGTGGGCGTGTATTCGGGCATCGGCGGCTGGGCGGGCATCGGCATGGCAGCCGGCCTGCAGAAGTCGACGGAAGGCCTCGGCGCCGTGGGCGGCTATCGCGAGCTGGCGAAGTACACGGCTCTCGGCGGGACGCTGTTCATCTTCGCCATTCCGGGCGGAACGAACGGCTGA
- a CDS encoding c-type cytochrome, producing the protein MKGRVVLSLAGALLALSALPVVMTNSWGQSSDAPQVQKVAYKVVDGNRVDSDTLQGWKTWRALACERCHGAKQEGLVGPSLIDAFKTLDKNEFHRTVFGGRVDKGMPDFSSSQMMQKNWENLFAYLKGRSDGAIKPGDLQAIDAK; encoded by the coding sequence ATGAAAGGCCGCGTTGTGCTGTCGCTTGCAGGTGCGTTACTCGCGTTGAGCGCTTTACCTGTTGTCATGACCAATAGCTGGGGGCAGTCGTCGGATGCGCCTCAGGTTCAGAAGGTCGCCTATAAGGTTGTCGACGGCAACAGGGTCGACAGCGATACGTTGCAGGGATGGAAAACCTGGCGCGCGCTGGCGTGTGAACGCTGCCATGGCGCGAAGCAGGAAGGACTCGTGGGACCGTCGCTGATCGACGCGTTCAAGACGCTCGACAAGAACGAATTCCATCGCACGGTATTCGGCGGACGTGTCGACAAGGGCATGCCCGATTTCAGTTCGAGCCAGATGATGCAGAAGAACTGGGAAAACCTGTTCGCATACCTGAAGGGCCGCTCCGACGGCGCGATCAAACCGGGCGATCTGCAGGCGATCGATGCCAAATGA
- a CDS encoding substrate-binding domain-containing protein, which produces MSDRRTPVVHAVCAMLTLCCVCVGVPPARAQGAPAPNLPNNDGADKVLRVCADPNNMPLSNDKGEGFENKIAAAMAKDFGYKLEYTYFPQRMGFVRHTLRDKVENSDQFKCDLIIGVPHGYDMTSTTRPWLHSTYAMVFNKRPEFASINAPADLLKLPPDQLKKLKLGIFTQTPAVDWLLSNNLIDQAVSYRAQSGDPNAFPGEMIQHDLAQGNVDVVFVWGPIAGYFAKQASDRVKLVPFPPQQGIRFDYEISMGVRYGEKAWHDKIDQWIATHQDNINQILTSYEVPLLPLASAPVAADAPK; this is translated from the coding sequence ATGTCCGATCGCAGAACTCCCGTCGTCCATGCCGTCTGTGCGATGCTGACGCTGTGCTGTGTCTGCGTCGGTGTTCCCCCGGCACGCGCGCAGGGCGCACCCGCGCCGAACCTGCCGAACAACGACGGCGCCGACAAGGTGCTGCGCGTCTGCGCCGACCCGAACAACATGCCGCTGTCGAACGACAAGGGCGAAGGCTTCGAGAACAAGATCGCGGCCGCGATGGCCAAAGACTTCGGCTACAAGCTCGAATACACGTATTTTCCGCAGCGCATGGGCTTCGTGCGGCATACGTTGCGCGACAAGGTGGAAAACAGCGACCAGTTCAAATGCGATCTGATCATCGGTGTGCCGCATGGCTACGACATGACGTCGACGACGCGGCCGTGGCTGCATTCCACGTATGCGATGGTGTTCAACAAGCGTCCCGAGTTTGCGAGCATCAATGCACCCGCCGATCTGCTGAAGCTTCCGCCTGATCAGCTGAAGAAACTCAAGCTCGGTATCTTCACGCAGACACCTGCCGTCGACTGGCTGCTGTCGAACAATCTGATCGACCAGGCCGTGTCGTATCGTGCGCAAAGCGGCGATCCGAACGCGTTTCCGGGCGAGATGATCCAGCACGATCTGGCGCAGGGCAACGTCGACGTGGTGTTCGTGTGGGGGCCGATTGCGGGTTACTTCGCGAAGCAGGCGAGCGATCGCGTGAAGCTCGTGCCGTTCCCGCCGCAGCAGGGCATCCGCTTCGACTATGAAATCTCGATGGGCGTGCGTTATGGCGAGAAGGCGTGGCACGACAAGATCGATCAGTGGATCGCCACGCATCAGGACAACATCAACCAGATCCTGACCAGCTACGAAGTGCCGCTCCTGCCACTGGCGAGCGCCCCTGTCGCCGCGGATGCGCCGAAATGA
- a CDS encoding LysR family transcriptional regulator produces MNLIRSLTLRQLQIFVIASRLPSFARAAEELHLTQPAVSMQIRQLEEAIGMPLFERIARRLTLTEAGERLSHHASRILGEIKDAEDTMTSLAQADSGSITVSIVSSATYFAPKLLALYSKQYPKVDVHFSVGNRETLLRLLQDNATDLAIMGRPPPELGTTAEPLAYHPHVIIAPVSHPLRDARRFDLQELAGDTFLLREPGSGTRAVTEHTFRQHLFTPSRCVTLGSNETIKQAVMAGMGVSLISLHTLGLELRMGEIALLDVNGTPVERTWQIVHLSSKQLSPTCVMFRRFLLERAEPFLEEEYAELVLPLSARRARQ; encoded by the coding sequence ATGAACCTGATCCGCTCGCTGACGCTCCGGCAATTGCAGATCTTCGTGATCGCAAGCCGCTTGCCGAGTTTCGCGCGTGCGGCGGAGGAGCTGCACCTGACGCAGCCGGCGGTGTCGATGCAGATCCGGCAGCTGGAGGAGGCGATCGGCATGCCGCTATTCGAGCGGATTGCGCGACGCCTCACGCTGACGGAAGCGGGCGAACGGCTGTCGCATCACGCGAGCCGCATTCTCGGCGAGATCAAGGATGCCGAGGACACGATGACATCGCTTGCACAGGCGGACAGCGGCTCGATCACGGTGAGCATCGTGAGTTCGGCGACTTACTTTGCGCCGAAGCTGCTTGCGCTGTATTCGAAGCAGTATCCGAAGGTGGACGTGCACTTTTCGGTCGGCAATCGCGAGACGTTGCTGCGGCTGCTGCAGGACAACGCGACGGATCTCGCGATCATGGGCAGGCCGCCGCCTGAACTTGGCACGACGGCCGAGCCGCTTGCCTATCATCCGCATGTGATCATTGCGCCCGTTTCGCATCCTTTGCGCGATGCCCGTCGGTTCGACTTGCAGGAGCTTGCAGGGGATACTTTTTTGTTGCGTGAGCCTGGGTCGGGGACGCGGGCTGTGACCGAGCATACGTTTCGGCAGCATCTTTTTACGCCGTCACGGTGCGTGACGCTCGGCAGCAATGAGACGATCAAGCAGGCTGTGATGGCCGGGATGGGCGTGAGCCTTATTTCTCTGCATACGCTTGGGCTCGAATTGCGGATGGGCGAAATCGCCTTGCTCGATGTGAACGGGACGCCCGTTGAGCGGACCTGGCAGATCGTGCATCTCTCCTCTAAACAGCTGTCGCCGACTTGTGTGATGTTTCGGAGGTTTTTGCTCGAGCGTGCCGAGCCTTTTCTTGAAGAGGAATATGCTGAGCTGGTGTTGCCGTTGTCTGCGCGGCGGGCGCGGCAGTGA
- a CDS encoding YbdD/YjiX family protein — protein MFSGLRDDVRNAGRYLGQAMRLMVGVPDYETYVAHMAATHPDRKVMSYEEFFRERQNARYAGGAGKCC, from the coding sequence ATGTTCTCGGGACTTCGCGATGACGTGCGTAACGCAGGACGCTACCTCGGGCAGGCCATGCGGTTGATGGTCGGGGTGCCCGACTATGAGACCTATGTCGCGCATATGGCTGCGACTCATCCTGATCGCAAGGTGATGAGTTATGAAGAGTTCTTTCGTGAGCGGCAGAATGCTCGGTATGCCGGCGGCGCTGGGAAGTGTTGTTGA
- a CDS encoding carbon starvation CstA family protein, whose product MNRASSFLVWIAVALLGAFAFGTIALAHGEKVSALWVVIAAVCVYLIAYRFYSRFIANHVLQLDGQRMTPALRHNDGLDYVPTNKYVLFGHHFAAIAGAGPLVGPVLAAQMGYVPGMLWILAGVVFAGAVQDFIVLFISTRRDGRSLGDLVKMELGTVPGVIALFGAFLIMVIILAVLALIVVKALTNSPWGTFTVAATIPIALFMGVYTRFIRPGRIGEVSIIGFVLLMASIVFGQSVHDSPALAAWFTFSGTQLTWILIGYGFIASVLPVWLLLAPRDYLSTFLKIGTILGLAIGILVVAPELKMPALTKFVDGTGPVWSGNLFPFLFITIACGAVSGFHALISSGTTPKLLDNERNARFIGYGAMLMESFVAIMALVAAAVIEPGVYFAMNAPAAVLGATPDAVAQTVSQWGFVLTPDMLTQTAKAVGETTIVARAGGAPTLAVGMAQILHQVIGGQAMMAFWYHFAILFEALFILTAVDAGTRAGRFMLQDLLGTFHPALKRTESLPANLIATALCVAAWGYFLYQGVVDPLGGINTLWPLFGISNQMLAGIALVLGTVVLFKMKRERFAWVTLVPTVWLLICTMTAGWQKIFDANPKVGFLAHAAKLGAAADAGKVVAPAKSIEQMHRIMFNDYVDAALAGVFMFVVVSVVVYGVLAVVRARRANLPTVRETPFEVLPAGQRASGAQ is encoded by the coding sequence ATGAACCGGGCTTCCTCGTTTCTGGTCTGGATAGCGGTCGCGCTGCTTGGCGCGTTCGCATTCGGCACCATCGCGCTCGCGCATGGCGAAAAGGTCAGTGCCCTCTGGGTCGTGATCGCCGCCGTATGCGTCTATCTGATCGCTTATCGTTTCTACAGCCGCTTCATCGCGAACCATGTCCTGCAGCTCGACGGACAACGCATGACGCCGGCCTTGCGCCACAACGACGGCCTGGACTACGTGCCGACCAACAAGTACGTGCTGTTCGGCCATCACTTCGCGGCCATCGCGGGCGCGGGCCCGCTGGTCGGCCCGGTGCTCGCCGCACAGATGGGCTACGTGCCCGGCATGCTGTGGATACTCGCGGGTGTCGTGTTCGCGGGCGCCGTGCAGGACTTCATCGTGCTGTTCATTTCCACCCGGCGCGACGGCCGCTCACTCGGCGATCTCGTCAAGATGGAACTCGGCACCGTGCCCGGCGTGATCGCGCTGTTCGGCGCCTTCCTGATCATGGTGATCATTCTCGCGGTGCTCGCGCTGATCGTCGTGAAGGCGCTGACCAATTCGCCGTGGGGCACGTTCACCGTCGCCGCGACGATTCCCATTGCGCTCTTCATGGGCGTCTACACGCGCTTCATCCGTCCGGGACGTATCGGCGAGGTGTCGATCATCGGCTTCGTGCTGCTGATGGCGTCGATCGTGTTCGGCCAGAGCGTGCACGATTCCCCGGCGCTCGCTGCCTGGTTCACGTTCAGCGGCACGCAGCTCACGTGGATTCTGATCGGCTATGGCTTCATCGCGTCGGTGCTGCCTGTGTGGCTGCTGCTTGCGCCGCGCGATTATCTGTCGACCTTCCTGAAGATCGGCACGATTCTCGGTCTCGCGATCGGCATTCTCGTCGTCGCGCCGGAACTGAAGATGCCCGCGCTGACGAAGTTCGTCGACGGCACGGGCCCCGTGTGGTCGGGCAACCTGTTCCCGTTCCTGTTCATCACGATCGCGTGCGGCGCGGTGTCGGGCTTCCACGCGCTAATCTCGTCGGGCACGACGCCCAAGCTGCTCGACAACGAACGCAACGCGCGCTTCATCGGTTATGGCGCGATGCTGATGGAATCGTTCGTCGCGATCATGGCGCTGGTTGCGGCTGCCGTGATCGAGCCGGGCGTGTACTTCGCGATGAACGCACCGGCCGCCGTGCTCGGCGCGACGCCGGATGCCGTTGCGCAGACCGTGTCGCAATGGGGCTTCGTGCTGACGCCGGACATGCTGACGCAGACCGCGAAGGCTGTCGGCGAAACGACGATCGTCGCGCGTGCAGGCGGCGCACCGACACTCGCCGTGGGGATGGCGCAGATTCTCCATCAGGTGATCGGCGGCCAGGCGATGATGGCGTTCTGGTATCACTTCGCGATCCTGTTCGAAGCGCTCTTCATCCTGACGGCAGTCGATGCGGGCACGCGCGCCGGACGCTTCATGCTGCAGGATCTGCTCGGCACGTTCCATCCGGCGCTGAAGCGCACGGAATCGCTGCCTGCGAACCTGATTGCGACGGCGCTGTGCGTGGCGGCGTGGGGCTACTTCCTGTACCAGGGCGTGGTCGATCCGCTGGGCGGCATCAACACGCTGTGGCCGCTGTTCGGCATCTCGAACCAGATGCTCGCCGGTATTGCGCTGGTGCTCGGCACGGTAGTGCTGTTCAAGATGAAGCGCGAGCGCTTCGCGTGGGTGACGCTGGTGCCGACTGTCTGGTTGCTGATCTGCACGATGACGGCGGGCTGGCAGAAGATTTTCGACGCGAATCCGAAGGTTGGCTTCCTTGCGCATGCTGCGAAGCTCGGTGCTGCTGCCGATGCGGGCAAGGTTGTCGCGCCGGCCAAGTCGATCGAGCAGATGCACCGGATCATGTTCAACGATTACGTCGATGCTGCGCTGGCTGGGGTGTTTATGTTTGTCGTTGTCAGCGTGGTGGTGTATGGCGTGCTTGCCGTTGTGCGCGCCAGGCGCGCGAATCTGCCGACTGTGCGGGAGACGCCGTTCGAGGTGTTGCCTGCTGGTCAGCGCGCCAGCGGCGCGCAATGA